A portion of the Ferrimonas lipolytica genome contains these proteins:
- a CDS encoding tRNA-uridine aminocarboxypropyltransferase: MTKRQQCRNCQRPTKVCLCNQISAVSHRTPVHVLMHPSEQGNAKGTAVVLCLGLEQGNLWVGEQPSDFSELQQQLALGPQPAMLLYPDDNATAIEQLTEATAIGQLVVLDGTWRKTHKMLQLNPWLQQLPTVSFSNAPQGDYQIRKANRDDSLSTLEAVAYALEQIEQCDTAPLYRSFDAIKQAQLAYMPADVRARYR; encoded by the coding sequence CCCGACAAAGGTATGTTTGTGCAATCAGATCAGCGCAGTCTCCCATCGCACGCCGGTGCATGTGTTGATGCACCCGAGCGAACAGGGCAATGCTAAAGGCACCGCCGTCGTACTGTGTTTAGGGCTTGAACAGGGGAATTTATGGGTAGGTGAACAACCCAGTGACTTTAGCGAGCTGCAACAGCAATTAGCGTTGGGGCCACAGCCAGCAATGCTGCTCTACCCAGACGACAACGCCACTGCAATCGAGCAATTGACTGAAGCGACCGCGATTGGTCAACTGGTGGTGCTAGACGGCACCTGGCGCAAAACCCATAAGATGCTGCAGCTCAATCCATGGTTACAACAGCTGCCGACCGTTAGTTTTAGTAACGCCCCGCAGGGGGATTACCAAATTCGTAAGGCCAATCGGGACGATAGCCTGTCAACCTTAGAGGCGGTTGCCTACGCATTGGAGCAGATAGAACAATGTGACACAGCTCCGCTGTACCGAAGTTTTGACGCCATTAAGCAGGCCCAACTGGCATACATGCCCGCCGACGTTCGAGCTCGTTACCGATAA